One genomic region from Aneurinibacillus sp. REN35 encodes:
- the eutC gene encoding ethanolamine ammonia-lyase subunit EutC, producing MNEARVEQIVEQVLRELTRKFAASREENVNMAKNESDVPPIDDVILFPEEKEMGVLHPHMLQTIERAQRSTPARIGIGRAGTRMRTRSYLQFRIDHAAAQDAVMKDVAHTFAEELDLPILTTQAEEMDTYLMDLDKGRRLSDESARWLAQHGDKQKNVQILVCDGLSSSAIEANARDLLGSLMQGLKLKGVSVGRPLFVKRSRVWVQDHVASIVDCDAVISLIGERPGLATAESVSAYIIYRPGQHTVEADRTVISNIHKGGFPPVEAGAHLADLLHDMIAEQASGVTYMRKKNSRNS from the coding sequence TTGAACGAGGCAAGGGTAGAACAAATCGTAGAACAAGTACTGCGCGAGCTTACGCGCAAGTTTGCGGCGTCACGCGAGGAAAACGTAAATATGGCAAAGAATGAATCGGACGTGCCGCCAATCGATGATGTGATCTTGTTCCCGGAGGAAAAGGAGATGGGCGTTTTGCATCCGCATATGCTGCAGACGATAGAACGAGCGCAGCGGAGTACGCCGGCCCGCATCGGGATCGGACGCGCCGGTACAAGAATGCGCACGCGCAGCTACCTGCAATTCCGCATCGATCATGCTGCGGCGCAGGATGCAGTTATGAAGGATGTAGCGCATACATTTGCTGAGGAACTTGATTTGCCTATACTAACAACGCAGGCAGAAGAGATGGATACGTATCTAATGGATCTAGATAAAGGGCGCAGGCTCTCCGATGAGTCGGCGCGTTGGCTTGCCCAACATGGGGATAAACAAAAAAATGTGCAAATTCTTGTCTGTGATGGACTTAGTTCATCTGCTATCGAGGCAAATGCCCGTGATTTACTAGGATCGCTCATGCAGGGGCTGAAGTTAAAAGGCGTAAGTGTCGGTCGTCCTCTTTTTGTCAAAAGGTCCCGTGTCTGGGTACAGGATCATGTTGCGTCGATTGTCGATTGCGATGCTGTTATCTCCCTCATAGGGGAGCGGCCGGGACTTGCTACGGCGGAGAGTGTAAGCGCCTATATCATCTATCGACCGGGACAGCATACTGTAGAGGCGGATCGTACGGTAATTTCAAATATTCATAAGGGCGGCTTTCCTCCAGTGGAAGCGGGTGCGCATCTAGCAGACCTGCTGCATGACATGATTGCCGAGCAGGCAAGCGGCGTCACATATATGCGAAAGAAGAATAGTCGAAATAGTTAG
- the eutH gene encoding ethanolamine utilization protein EutH, whose amino-acid sequence MAQFGNYVIYVMMVAAVAGAIAAIRDSEKGLGREFMEGLHSVGYIFVPAAGIMASIPYLSQLIQAVFGPLFHAMGADPSIAATSIIAMDMGGYQLAEKLAQTKEGWIMATMTGYMAGATIVFSIPMGLAMLDKRDYKYMALGVMSGILTVPIGVFIASILMLVSDAKIREVIATNGEATYQLALSFGQIMLNLSPLVILVVLIALGLRFFPNVMIRGFIWFGRGIDAFIKLVLVASIVEYFTGFFSMIFGGWGFDPIIADDENPVRGLETAGFIGIMLAGAFPFVYLVRKYLAKPLEAVGGKLGLSPVGSAGFLATMANILAMFRLVKSMPPKDKVVNISFGVCAAFLLGDHLSFTANFQPTMILPIIIGKLGAGVIAVLFAYWLSVPKALELEARDRAEGIIGEREYLDPNEKVNIPLEGDEQPYDPKLSGL is encoded by the coding sequence GTGGCACAATTCGGGAATTATGTGATTTATGTAATGATGGTGGCGGCAGTAGCGGGTGCCATTGCGGCAATTCGTGACAGTGAAAAAGGGCTGGGCCGTGAATTTATGGAGGGTTTGCATTCCGTCGGATATATTTTTGTTCCCGCTGCGGGGATTATGGCGTCCATTCCGTATCTATCGCAGCTCATTCAAGCCGTATTCGGCCCTTTATTTCATGCAATGGGGGCTGACCCATCCATCGCGGCAACCTCGATCATTGCCATGGATATGGGCGGATATCAGCTTGCAGAGAAGCTTGCCCAGACCAAAGAAGGCTGGATTATGGCGACCATGACAGGCTATATGGCAGGAGCAACCATTGTATTTTCCATTCCGATGGGGCTTGCCATGCTCGATAAGCGCGACTACAAATATATGGCACTTGGTGTCATGTCAGGGATTTTGACCGTACCGATCGGTGTGTTTATTGCCAGTATCTTAATGCTTGTATCCGATGCGAAAATTCGTGAAGTCATTGCAACAAATGGAGAAGCGACCTATCAGCTTGCCCTTAGTTTCGGACAAATTATGTTGAACTTATCCCCACTTGTCATACTTGTGGTACTTATCGCTCTTGGGCTGCGTTTCTTCCCGAATGTGATGATCCGAGGATTTATCTGGTTTGGTAGAGGCATTGACGCCTTTATTAAGCTGGTATTAGTCGCGTCCATTGTTGAATACTTTACCGGCTTCTTCAGCATGATTTTTGGCGGCTGGGGCTTTGATCCGATCATTGCAGACGATGAGAATCCGGTACGCGGTCTTGAAACGGCAGGCTTTATCGGTATTATGCTGGCCGGTGCCTTTCCGTTTGTGTATCTTGTCCGTAAATACCTGGCCAAGCCGCTCGAAGCCGTTGGCGGGAAGCTGGGACTAAGTCCGGTAGGCAGCGCCGGTTTTTTGGCTACAATGGCTAATATTCTAGCCATGTTCCGTCTTGTAAAATCTATGCCTCCCAAAGATAAAGTTGTTAATATTTCATTCGGGGTGTGTGCAGCGTTCCTTTTGGGAGACCATCTTTCATTCACAGCCAATTTTCAGCCTACGATGATTCTGCCAATTATTATTGGCAAACTTGGAGCTGGAGTGATTGCTGTACTTTTCGCCTATTGGCTATCGGTGCCAAAAGCCTTGGAGTTGGAAGCGCGTGATCGCGCGGAAGGAATCATTGGCGAGCGAGAATATTTAGACCCGAATGAGAAGGTAAACATCCCGCTAGAGGGGGATGAACAGCCGTACGATCCGAAGTTGAGCGGACTGTAG
- a CDS encoding reverse transcriptase-like protein, translated as MKVSILWEYKAPRQKKSTAFTSQIIEATEALQLAKDIEKTGRMESIAFEDESGELWTKKELEKLLKEIETEPHHIVVYFDGGYNKEYRVAGLGAVIYFEQTGKSYRIRKNESAEAIESNNDAEYAAFWLALRELEALGVHHLPVVFRGDSQVVINQLDGEWPVFEEGENRWVDRIEAKLRELGLKARYEAIGRAENKEADMLAGQALKGELIFSRKQL; from the coding sequence ATGAAGGTTAGCATTCTATGGGAGTATAAAGCGCCGCGGCAGAAGAAGAGCACTGCATTTACTTCGCAGATTATAGAAGCGACAGAGGCATTGCAGCTTGCTAAAGACATCGAGAAAACAGGCCGCATGGAGTCGATAGCTTTTGAAGATGAGAGTGGAGAGTTGTGGACGAAAAAGGAACTTGAAAAGCTGCTCAAAGAAATCGAGACGGAGCCGCACCATATCGTTGTGTATTTTGACGGAGGCTACAATAAAGAATATCGGGTAGCTGGTCTTGGCGCGGTGATTTATTTTGAGCAGACAGGAAAATCGTATCGAATTCGGAAGAATGAATCGGCAGAAGCGATCGAATCGAATAATGACGCCGAGTATGCGGCCTTCTGGCTTGCGCTCCGTGAACTTGAAGCGCTCGGTGTGCATCATCTGCCCGTTGTCTTCCGCGGTGATTCGCAGGTTGTGATCAATCAGTTGGACGGCGAATGGCCCGTGTTTGAAGAAGGGGAGAATCGCTGGGTGGATCGCATTGAAGCCAAGCTGCGCGAGTTGGGGCTGAAGGCGCGCTATGAGGCGATCGGCCGCGCTGAGAACAAGGAAGCGGATATGCTTGCAGGGCAGGCGCTTAAGGGTGAGTTGATTTTTAGCCGCAAGCAATTATAA
- a CDS encoding aspartate kinase: protein MKVAKFGGTSLASAAQIKKVCDIVLADPERKIVIVSAPGKRDKSDTKVTDLLIALAEKYVAEGEAEAELAAVVDRYRDIAEGLSLPRDIVDLIEADLRERLTLDRSQPDMFMDAMKASGEDNNAKVVAHYLVSLGVQASYVNPKEAGLFVSEEHGNAQVLPESYENLKALRDREGLLIFPGFFGYAPSGELVTFSRGGSDITGSILAAAVKADLYENFTDVDSVFAANPNIVENPTSIQKLTYREMRELSYAGFSVFHDEALIPAFRAGIPVCIKNTNNPSAPGTMIVFEREGNGNPVVGIASASGFCSIYVSKYLMNREIGFGRRLLHILEDEQLSYEHIPSGIDDISVILRDDKIDDAMEARITERIRTELAVDDLVFEREMSMIMIVGEGMRHNVGTTARAAGALARARVNIEMINQGSSEVSMMFGVKAMDEEKAVRAIYEEFFNEKALDAEESTKEAFSLR from the coding sequence ATGAAGGTAGCAAAATTCGGAGGTACATCTCTGGCCAGCGCCGCACAGATTAAAAAAGTATGTGATATTGTGCTCGCTGATCCAGAAAGAAAAATTGTGATTGTTTCAGCACCGGGAAAACGGGACAAGTCGGATACGAAAGTGACAGATCTGCTCATTGCATTAGCAGAGAAGTACGTTGCGGAAGGTGAAGCGGAAGCGGAACTTGCCGCTGTCGTAGATCGGTACCGCGACATCGCGGAAGGATTATCGCTTCCAAGAGATATTGTGGATTTGATTGAAGCTGACTTACGGGAGCGCCTTACGCTTGACCGCAGTCAGCCAGACATGTTCATGGATGCAATGAAGGCGAGCGGAGAAGACAATAACGCAAAAGTTGTAGCGCATTATCTTGTAAGCTTAGGCGTGCAGGCAAGCTATGTTAACCCAAAGGAGGCCGGTCTGTTCGTAAGTGAAGAGCATGGCAATGCTCAGGTCTTACCGGAGTCCTATGAGAATCTAAAGGCGCTTCGTGATCGAGAGGGTCTGTTGATTTTCCCTGGCTTCTTCGGTTATGCTCCGTCTGGTGAATTGGTGACCTTCTCGCGTGGCGGCTCCGACATTACGGGCTCTATTCTTGCAGCGGCTGTCAAAGCTGATTTGTATGAGAATTTTACCGATGTGGATTCCGTGTTCGCCGCTAATCCGAATATCGTAGAGAATCCGACATCCATCCAGAAGCTTACGTACCGTGAGATGCGTGAGCTATCCTATGCAGGCTTTTCTGTATTCCATGATGAAGCGCTTATTCCTGCGTTTCGGGCTGGCATACCTGTCTGCATAAAAAATACGAACAATCCATCTGCTCCAGGGACGATGATCGTATTTGAGCGGGAAGGCAATGGCAATCCGGTGGTCGGCATCGCCAGCGCATCAGGTTTTTGCAGTATTTATGTCAGCAAATACTTAATGAACCGTGAAATTGGTTTTGGACGCCGTCTGCTTCATATTCTTGAAGATGAGCAATTGTCTTATGAACATATTCCATCAGGAATTGATGATATCTCTGTTATTTTACGTGATGATAAAATTGACGATGCGATGGAAGCGCGTATTACAGAGCGCATCCGCACAGAGCTTGCCGTCGATGATCTTGTGTTCGAACGCGAGATGTCGATGATTATGATTGTAGGAGAAGGCATGCGCCATAATGTAGGGACGACAGCACGCGCAGCCGGTGCGCTGGCGCGAGCTCGTGTAAATATCGAGATGATTAATCAAGGCTCTTCTGAAGTAAGCATGATGTTTGGGGTTAAAGCGATGGATGAAGAAAAAGCGGTACGTGCCATCTATGAAGAGTTTTTTAATGAGAAAGCACTGGATGCAGAGGAAAGCACTAAAGAAGCGTTCAGCTTGCGCTAG
- a CDS encoding acyl-CoA thioesterase has protein sequence MYKTVITPRMSETNGTGHISNTALPVWFEAARTDIYKLFNPTADMRTFPLIIVTMQIDFQRQLYFGEDVEVRGWVERIGSASFTLYEEAHQKGQVCATGKATYVYFDYETQKSCPISTEIRQALAVHLLSTKPEKIKP, from the coding sequence ATGTATAAGACAGTGATTACACCGCGTATGTCCGAGACAAATGGAACAGGTCATATCAGCAACACAGCACTTCCCGTTTGGTTCGAAGCTGCGCGTACTGACATCTATAAGCTGTTTAATCCGACAGCAGATATGCGAACGTTCCCGCTGATTATTGTTACGATGCAGATTGATTTCCAGCGACAGTTGTACTTCGGGGAAGATGTGGAGGTGCGCGGTTGGGTGGAACGTATCGGCAGCGCGAGCTTCACGCTTTATGAAGAAGCGCATCAGAAGGGACAAGTGTGTGCCACAGGAAAAGCAACCTATGTATATTTTGACTACGAAACTCAGAAATCGTGTCCCATCAGCACGGAAATACGGCAGGCGCTGGCCGTCCACCTGCTTTCTACGAAGCCGGAGAAGATAAAGCCTTGA
- a CDS encoding YhcN/YlaJ family sporulation lipoprotein: MRKKRTCTFIVLSALWCLFIMGACSIRSSSPVGPSHVNANPINETQMNASVLAEQTARSILGVASASAIVYEKDIIVGLRLSNYTRSKKSIEQDVQTAVSRQFPGYSVYITSSRTLYSRIRLLCSQIEQGRPYATIAGSVEEMIKALSSPAS; the protein is encoded by the coding sequence ATGCGCAAAAAGAGAACCTGTACATTCATTGTTTTGTCCGCTCTCTGGTGCTTGTTTATTATGGGTGCTTGCAGTATTCGCTCAAGCAGTCCTGTCGGCCCAAGTCATGTGAATGCCAACCCTATAAATGAGACACAGATGAATGCAAGCGTGCTTGCCGAGCAAACAGCGCGCAGCATTCTTGGCGTAGCAAGCGCATCTGCAATCGTCTACGAGAAGGATATTATCGTTGGCCTTCGTCTGAGTAATTATACACGCAGCAAAAAATCCATTGAGCAGGATGTACAAACGGCCGTATCTCGTCAATTCCCTGGCTATTCCGTATATATTACGTCCAGTCGGACACTCTATTCACGCATTCGTCTGCTGTGCAGTCAAATAGAGCAGGGGCGGCCTTACGCTACCATCGCAGGCAGCGTAGAGGAAATGATCAAGGCTTTATCTTCTCCGGCTTCGTAG
- a CDS encoding DUF3050 domain-containing protein — protein MRSIALHTLQAVRDELLAHPMYKQMTTPARVRVMMKHHVFAVWDFMTLLKRLQREVTSVEVPWMPYETPAYTRFINEIVLGEESDEDGRGGYASHFQLYLEAMDEVGADTAPIYAFLRALGDGEDYQEALKQECIPVSVREFVTYNMYTAMNGSVHEVAAAFFYGREDLIPDMFELLVDALDKEGANNGRLDYYLRRHIELDGDEHGPLAQKLLDSLCGQDDRKTEEALDVARRSLLMRGRLWDGVLAEIKQRGI, from the coding sequence ATGCGTTCAATAGCATTACACACATTACAGGCGGTACGCGATGAGCTGCTCGCTCATCCGATGTATAAACAGATGACAACCCCTGCTCGGGTACGGGTGATGATGAAGCATCATGTATTTGCGGTATGGGATTTTATGACGCTATTAAAACGGCTGCAGCGTGAGGTTACATCCGTGGAAGTGCCGTGGATGCCGTATGAGACACCTGCTTATACGCGTTTTATCAATGAGATCGTATTAGGCGAAGAATCGGATGAAGATGGTCGAGGCGGGTATGCCAGTCATTTTCAGTTGTATTTGGAGGCAATGGATGAAGTGGGAGCGGATACCGCGCCGATTTATGCCTTCCTTAGAGCGCTGGGGGATGGGGAAGATTATCAGGAAGCGCTGAAACAGGAGTGCATTCCTGTATCTGTGCGTGAATTTGTCACCTATAACATGTATACGGCCATGAACGGATCGGTGCATGAAGTGGCTGCCGCTTTCTTCTATGGACGTGAGGATTTGATTCCGGACATGTTTGAACTGCTGGTCGATGCATTGGACAAGGAAGGGGCGAATAACGGTCGTTTGGACTATTATTTGCGCCGTCATATTGAATTGGATGGAGACGAGCACGGGCCGCTGGCACAGAAGCTGCTCGATAGCCTATGCGGGCAAGATGATCGCAAGACAGAAGAAGCGCTGGATGTGGCACGTCGTTCGCTGCTGATGCGTGGAAGGCTGTGGGATGGTGTGCTTGCTGAAATTAAGCAAAGAGGGATATAA
- a CDS encoding GerAB/ArcD/ProY family transporter, translating into MVPSTYKINTLDAILLLMGFSGILAHVIVIPCIFRAAGRDAWISILAAGVILFIWFGLIYFIMKKTQQKHPIVWIKQRFGKPMAWLVAALVVIHLLLTSFITLKDTTTWANTSFLEATPIWAILLLLAPICFIGSCSGIRTLAVANGVLLPFVIFLGFFVSAGNIPRKDYAYILPVFEHGYQPTLLGMMYVASGFVEGMLLVFFQHHLKSKVKYSTFIVLAIIFIVLTLGPTTGAIAEFGVFGSKALRYPAYEEWRLLSFGKYFERVDFFSIYQWLVGSFIRLSFSLYLMAEVLEIQPGKKRWYFLAIVMLLLVAAVLLPISDMIFLELLYKWLLPVLFVMMLFLSLLLGVLSLVKKKEKVREA; encoded by the coding sequence ATGGTTCCATCCACCTATAAGATCAATACGCTAGACGCTATTCTTTTATTGATGGGCTTTTCAGGGATATTAGCGCACGTTATTGTCATACCATGTATATTCAGAGCGGCCGGGAGGGATGCTTGGATATCCATCCTTGCCGCAGGAGTCATTTTATTTATTTGGTTTGGCCTGATTTACTTTATTATGAAAAAAACGCAGCAGAAGCACCCGATTGTGTGGATTAAGCAGCGGTTTGGAAAGCCAATGGCTTGGCTTGTTGCGGCTTTGGTCGTGATCCATCTGCTGTTAACCAGCTTTATTACGCTAAAGGACACAACTACATGGGCGAATACGTCCTTTTTGGAAGCGACACCTATATGGGCGATTCTGCTTTTGCTTGCACCGATTTGCTTCATAGGCAGTTGTTCCGGTATACGTACGCTGGCGGTTGCTAACGGGGTTCTTTTGCCGTTTGTTATTTTTTTAGGCTTTTTTGTCTCCGCAGGAAACATTCCAAGAAAAGATTATGCGTACATTCTGCCGGTCTTTGAACACGGCTATCAACCTACTCTATTGGGGATGATGTATGTGGCCTCCGGTTTTGTGGAAGGTATGCTGCTTGTCTTTTTTCAGCATCACCTTAAATCAAAAGTTAAATATTCAACCTTTATTGTGCTAGCTATTATCTTCATTGTTCTTACGTTAGGTCCGACAACCGGAGCGATCGCAGAATTCGGCGTCTTTGGATCGAAGGCGCTTCGTTATCCTGCGTATGAAGAGTGGCGGCTGCTGTCCTTTGGCAAGTATTTCGAGCGTGTAGACTTTTTCTCTATCTACCAGTGGTTGGTTGGCTCTTTTATTCGTCTCTCATTCAGCTTGTATTTGATGGCGGAAGTGCTGGAGATCCAACCAGGTAAAAAACGCTGGTATTTTCTTGCTATCGTTATGCTCCTTCTGGTTGCAGCGGTTCTTCTCCCAATAAGCGACATGATATTTCTTGAGTTGTTGTATAAGTGGCTGCTCCCGGTGCTGTTTGTTATGATGCTTTTCCTATCGCTTTTACTTGGTGTCCTTTCGCTTGTGAAAAAGAAGGAGAAGGTGAGAGAAGCATGA
- a CDS encoding spore germination protein, whose amino-acid sequence MKKWRFNRESKKQEQAASPTTPVFVTKDLAVNKQIIEAVFASCHDVKNQPLLFATSGGSIELLVVYCEGMTDKRRTNEEILPMLRNWFANKTIKEVVTAQLPQSWAISDATEETEWAKITREVLDGKLAIFINGIAAVYVVDTSQHPQRTPDESNTEVSVRGPSDGFIEEIGINVALIRKRLLTPSLRYEQFIVGRRSQTKVGLLYISDVVDQQALEEVKRNLQSIDVDALGSSAQLEELVVNRTYMFFPVLDYTGRPDFAVSGLLRGRFVIVVDGAPTVLIGPTNLFVMLKSPEDNNLLYIIPSFEILIRLMGLIIALFLPGFWVALSSFHQDQIPLPLLATLSESRRGVPFPAPIEAFIMLFMFELFREAGLRLPSNVGQTLSVVGGLIIGDAAIRAGLTSPSMVVLTAIASVSGFTLVNQSLTGVVSIVRLVVLFLSAIFGLFGFISSILLLVLYLGTVQSFGIPYLAPVSPFIPGEFLSAFVRRPWKLIKRRPSFLQGEDRTRQGDNQE is encoded by the coding sequence ATGAAAAAATGGCGATTTAACAGAGAATCCAAGAAGCAGGAACAGGCAGCTTCTCCCACCACACCCGTTTTTGTCACAAAAGATCTTGCCGTAAATAAACAAATAATCGAAGCTGTATTTGCCTCCTGTCATGATGTAAAAAATCAGCCGCTTCTCTTTGCTACGAGCGGTGGGAGCATTGAACTTCTTGTCGTGTATTGTGAAGGTATGACAGATAAGAGGCGTACGAATGAAGAAATTCTCCCTATGCTTAGGAATTGGTTCGCTAACAAAACAATAAAAGAAGTAGTAACAGCCCAACTGCCGCAATCGTGGGCAATTTCCGATGCGACAGAGGAAACGGAGTGGGCCAAAATAACAAGGGAAGTATTGGATGGGAAGCTGGCGATTTTTATTAACGGAATAGCTGCCGTCTACGTAGTGGATACATCGCAACATCCGCAGCGGACTCCTGATGAATCCAATACAGAAGTATCGGTGCGCGGACCAAGTGACGGATTCATTGAGGAGATCGGGATAAATGTGGCGCTCATTCGCAAGCGGCTATTAACGCCTTCCCTACGCTATGAACAGTTCATTGTGGGCAGAAGAAGTCAAACAAAGGTGGGCCTTCTTTATATATCTGATGTGGTAGACCAGCAGGCTCTTGAAGAAGTGAAGCGCAATCTTCAAAGCATTGACGTCGATGCTTTGGGCAGCAGTGCACAGCTAGAGGAGCTGGTTGTCAATAGGACGTACATGTTTTTTCCGGTTCTTGACTATACGGGACGACCTGATTTTGCAGTATCAGGACTTTTGCGAGGCCGCTTTGTGATTGTTGTGGATGGTGCACCGACTGTACTGATTGGTCCGACGAACCTTTTCGTCATGTTGAAGTCACCGGAAGACAATAATTTGCTCTACATTATTCCGTCGTTTGAGATTTTGATCCGGCTTATGGGGCTGATTATTGCTTTATTCCTGCCGGGATTCTGGGTTGCGCTCTCGTCCTTCCATCAGGACCAAATCCCGCTGCCTCTTCTTGCGACGTTGTCTGAATCACGCAGAGGAGTACCGTTTCCTGCACCGATCGAAGCGTTCATTATGCTGTTCATGTTTGAGCTCTTTAGAGAGGCGGGACTGCGCCTGCCAAGTAATGTCGGGCAGACGCTATCAGTTGTTGGGGGGTTAATCATTGGGGATGCCGCCATCCGCGCCGGGTTGACAAGCCCGTCGATGGTAGTTCTTACGGCGATTGCGTCCGTGTCCGGATTTACCCTTGTGAATCAATCCTTAACAGGAGTTGTATCCATCGTTCGTTTAGTCGTTCTTTTTCTATCCGCCATCTTCGGTTTATTTGGCTTTATTTCTAGCATATTGCTTCTGGTGCTCTATCTTGGAACAGTCCAATCATTTGGAATTCCATATCTGGCTCCTGTTTCCCCGTTCATTCCAGGTGAGTTCTTGTCTGCTTTTGTCCGTCGTCCATGGAAACTAATTAAGCGTCGTCCAAGTTTTCTTCAGGGGGAAGATCGTACGCGGCAGGGAGATAACCAGGAATGA
- a CDS encoding Ger(x)C family spore germination protein — protein MKKKISSCIIVFLLFPTLCGCWSIKEITNMYYAHTLGIDYKKGSYTIYVSLLYFPHLAKAESGGQQSSSSRIWIGKGKGRTVDEAIHDIYKTSDRRIYWGHMETLVFTDEALKYGVDEVVNFLARYSEIRYTLWMYSTREQPDKLLATIPILFESPVFSVLGSPNDRYEQRSYVEPKSMQEVLRENHRLSTTALLPELSISKGRWESEKQKFDALMMDSVNVLVENRWKGRISGRGLNGYRWMNENSKRMLLTGSLGKDKLFDVIFYNPKVKVDYTIKGDRIVCNVHVKTHGAILGVTSALTERGIRRKAEAMIAEEIRHTYEEGIKIKADFYSLLNGLYIKRPKEFHRLTANGRFPLTKESLNIKVTANIKTSEQLRLKGGAPLTKKSAPNESEPGSK, from the coding sequence ATGAAAAAGAAGATAAGTAGTTGTATAATTGTTTTTCTCCTGTTCCCTACGTTGTGCGGCTGTTGGAGCATCAAAGAGATAACGAATATGTATTATGCTCACACGCTTGGCATCGATTATAAGAAAGGGAGTTATACAATATACGTCTCGCTTCTGTATTTTCCCCATTTGGCTAAGGCGGAGAGCGGAGGCCAGCAAAGCAGCAGCTCTCGAATATGGATTGGTAAAGGGAAGGGGCGGACCGTTGATGAGGCGATTCATGATATATATAAGACAAGCGACAGGCGCATTTATTGGGGGCATATGGAGACGCTTGTGTTCACGGATGAGGCACTTAAATACGGTGTAGATGAGGTAGTGAATTTTCTTGCTCGTTACAGTGAAATCCGCTACACACTATGGATGTATAGTACGCGGGAGCAGCCGGATAAGCTGTTGGCAACCATTCCGATTTTGTTTGAATCTCCTGTATTTTCTGTTCTGGGCTCACCAAATGATCGGTATGAACAGCGCTCCTATGTGGAGCCAAAGTCCATGCAGGAGGTATTACGAGAAAATCACAGGCTGTCTACGACCGCCCTGCTTCCAGAACTAAGTATTAGCAAGGGGAGATGGGAGAGCGAAAAGCAGAAGTTTGACGCGTTGATGATGGATAGTGTGAACGTATTGGTGGAAAATCGTTGGAAGGGAAGAATCTCGGGCCGGGGGCTGAACGGATACCGTTGGATGAATGAGAACAGCAAGCGGATGCTTTTGACAGGCTCATTAGGCAAGGATAAGCTATTTGACGTTATCTTTTATAACCCGAAAGTAAAGGTGGATTATACGATTAAAGGGGATAGGATTGTTTGCAATGTGCATGTAAAAACCCATGGAGCTATTCTGGGTGTCACATCGGCCCTTACGGAGAGAGGCATACGGAGAAAAGCAGAAGCAATGATTGCCGAAGAGATTCGCCACACGTATGAAGAAGGGATCAAGATAAAAGCCGATTTTTATTCTCTTCTAAATGGACTCTATATTAAGAGGCCTAAGGAATTTCACAGATTGACGGCAAATGGGCGCTTTCCGCTGACAAAGGAATCGCTGAATATAAAAGTAACGGCAAATATTAAGACATCTGAGCAGCTCCGGCTGAAAGGGGGAGCTCCTCTTACAAAAAAAAGTGCGCCAAATGAATCTGAACCTGGAAGTAAATAA
- a CDS encoding DUF4931 domain-containing protein: protein MYTYMNFQSGVARTKPSTLWNTEDSCPFCDRKTIRTEGVVLNESGPFLLIENKFQTLERAYQMVLIETQTCEDDLSTYDKAHLHALFEFAIKNWEALEASKKYRSVIFFKNHGIHSGGSIYHAHMQLVGLYDDDYREHLRTEQFAGLLIDQAPGVEFNLSTRPRGGFTEFNVVLSDRKNLHKMAEYVQIAVHFLLHHMNRRYKSYNIFFYEYDGRLIAKIVLRAPGSPYLMGYSIIQVPNTLEDTVRRVQSLYFSTEHEQR from the coding sequence ATGTATACATATATGAACTTTCAATCAGGCGTGGCACGGACCAAGCCGTCTACACTGTGGAATACCGAGGACAGCTGCCCATTCTGTGATCGGAAGACAATCCGTACAGAGGGCGTCGTGTTAAACGAAAGCGGCCCTTTCTTATTAATCGAGAACAAATTCCAAACGCTTGAGCGTGCGTATCAAATGGTACTGATCGAGACACAAACATGTGAAGATGACCTATCAACGTATGATAAAGCTCACCTGCATGCGCTGTTCGAATTTGCCATAAAAAATTGGGAAGCACTGGAAGCCAGTAAAAAATACCGCTCCGTGATCTTCTTTAAGAACCACGGTATTCATTCAGGCGGCTCCATCTATCATGCCCATATGCAGCTTGTAGGTCTGTATGACGATGACTACCGGGAACATCTGCGTACCGAACAATTCGCAGGTCTGCTTATTGATCAGGCCCCCGGTGTCGAATTCAACCTATCAACCCGGCCGCGTGGAGGATTCACCGAATTCAACGTTGTGCTCAGCGATCGAAAGAACCTGCATAAAATGGCGGAATATGTGCAGATTGCCGTACATTTTTTGCTCCATCATATGAATCGGCGCTATAAAAGCTATAATATTTTCTTCTACGAATACGACGGCAGGCTGATCGCCAAAATCGTCCTCCGCGCCCCCGGTTCTCCGTATTTGATGGGATATTCCATCATTCAGGTGCCGAACACACTTGAGGATACCGTGCGCCGTGTCCAATCATTATACTTCTCTACCGAACATGAGCAGCGCTAG